A region from the Hippoglossus hippoglossus isolate fHipHip1 chromosome 18, fHipHip1.pri, whole genome shotgun sequence genome encodes:
- the zdhhc21 gene encoding palmitoyltransferase ZDHHC21, translating into MKLRLHFVVDPMGWLCISVVFGIWLYNTFFIPKLVLLPHYNEGHIPWATVVCYYMSSALCLAALFRASTADPGRLPVDPHIPHSEREHWELCNKCNLMRPKRSHHCSRCGHCVRRMDHHCPWINNCVGEDNHWLFLQLCLYTQVLSLFTLVLDFCQYYYFQPLMGLDQEKFTTRHELALLRVSALMGLVMFGGMASLFYTQMTGILSDTTTIEKMAQLSNEVCGSKRSWQWALAEVCGTRWKLLWLLPLRVRQPLLASHHFRTHV; encoded by the exons ATGAAGCTTCGACTGCACTTTGTGGTGGACCCCATGGGGTGGTTGTGCATCAGTGTGGTATTTGGGATCTGGCTCTACAACACTTTCTTCATTCCCAAGCTGGTTCTGCTTCCCCACTACAATGAAGGACACATCCCCTGGGCCACGGTTGTTT GTTATTACATGTCATCAGCCCTCTGCCTAGCGGCCCTCTTCAGAGCTTCCACAGCAGATCCTGGTCGCCTTCCTGTGGACCCCCACATACCTCACTCTG AGCGGGAGCACTGGGAGCTGTGCAATAAATGCAACTTAATGAGACCCAAAAGGTCCCACCACTGCAGTCGCTGTGGCCACTGTGTGCGCAGGATGGACCACCACTGTCCCTG GATCAATAACTGTGTGGGAGAAGACAACCACTGGCTcttcctgcagctctgtctctaCACTCAGGTGTTAAGTTTGTTCACACTGGTGTTGGACTTCTGCCAGTACTATTACTTCCAGCCACTGATGGGATTGGACCAG GAGAAGTTTACAACACGCCACGAACTGGCTCTGCTGCGGGTGTCGGCGCTCATGGGTTTGGTCATGTTTGGTGGCATGGCGAGTTTGTTTTACACCCAGATGACGGGCATCCTGTCT GATACTACCACCATTGAGAAAATGGCTCAGTTGTCAAATGAAGT atGTGGCTCAAAGAGGTCCTGGCAGTGGGCACTAGCCGAAGTTTGCGGCACACGCTGGAAACTCCTGTGGTTGCTCCCGCTCCGAGTCAGGCAGCCGCTTCTAGCCAGCCACCACTTCCGCACCCACGTGTAG